Below is a window of Candidatus Blochmanniella vafra str. BVAF DNA.
TCATTTTTTTAGTTAACGTCAATGTTGGATTCATATGAATTAGTTATAAGAATTTTTGTATCGTAAAATTGATAGAATAAATAGTAATAGGATCGATCGTTTCAATGACTTAATAAAAAATAATATTTTGTATGTGATGTTAAATAATATGATTTATATAGTTGCAATATATGATAAGATATTTTGATAATACTTGATGGATATGCATAATTATTATGTATATCATGTGTTTTGTGTGATGGTAGATTATACTGAGTTGTTGCTAGTGTTTGAATTATTGAAGTTTTTTGATAAATTATTATGAGAATTGCGGTGTACATAATAATTAATCCAATTGTTAAATAGTAAATGTGCATGGCTTCTCCAGGTTATTTTAGGAATTAAATTAGAATTATTTTTAGGAAAATAATGGTCTGGTAGACTTGGGTGTAATCCTAAAATTAAATCTCTATGGTATTCTTGAGATAAGGTATGTGCATCATATTCTGGATGTCCAGTAACAAATATTAATTGATTATTTCGGCTAATTAATAAATATACTCCGGCATCGTCAGATTCTGCTAAGATCTCTAAATCTGTATCTTGATAAATTAAATCTTTAGGAAAATATGAAAAACGTGAATGAGGCACTGAAAATATTTCATCAAATCCTTGAGTTAATAGTGAATTAGATTTTGTAATTCTATGTTTATAAATTCCTACTAATTTTTTTTTTCTAACAAATTTTGGTAAATTATACAATATTTTTAAAGCTGCTTGTACTGACCAGCAAATAAATAATATCGATGTGATGTGTTGTTTTGCCCAATTGCATAATTGTTTTAATTTAGGCCAAAAAGTTACATTGCTAAATTCAATAAGTCCTAATGGAGCTCCAGTGATAAT
It encodes the following:
- a CDS encoding homoserine O-succinyltransferase, coding for MPVRVSDELPAIKFLKKENIHILKKTKDIFKIPSVLKILILNLMPKKIDSENQFLRLLAHSPLQIDVQLLRIDEHISKNTSIEHLNNFYCTFSDIQNQYFDGLIITGAPLGLIEFSNVTFWPKLKQLCNWAKQHITSILFICWSVQAALKILYNLPKFVRKKKLVGIYKHRITKSNSLLTQGFDEIFSVPHSRFSYFPKDLIYQDTDLEILAESDDAGVYLLISRNNQLIFVTGHPEYDAHTLSQEYHRDLILGLHPSLPDHYFPKNNSNLIPKITWRSHAHLLFNNWINYYVHRNSHNNLSKNFNNSNTSNNSV